From Caulobacter segnis, a single genomic window includes:
- a CDS encoding acyl-CoA thioesterase, with amino-acid sequence MSDQVPPANRAETLAKAWEKAEWPHEAPVLRAIAMPSDTNPEGDIFGGWLLSQMDLAAASIAFHRAAGRCATIAIDGMTFISPVFVGDEVSLFAKVVHTGRTSIKVAVEAWRRRRDGEQAHKVTEGVFTFVAIGEDRKPRPLPV; translated from the coding sequence ATGAGCGACCAGGTTCCGCCGGCCAACCGCGCCGAGACCCTCGCCAAGGCGTGGGAAAAGGCCGAATGGCCGCACGAGGCGCCGGTGCTGCGCGCCATCGCCATGCCGTCCGACACCAACCCCGAAGGCGACATCTTCGGCGGCTGGCTGCTGTCGCAGATGGACCTGGCGGCGGCCTCGATCGCCTTCCACCGCGCGGCGGGCCGCTGCGCCACCATCGCCATCGACGGCATGACCTTCATCAGCCCGGTGTTCGTCGGCGACGAGGTCAGCCTGTTCGCCAAGGTCGTTCACACCGGCCGCACCTCGATCAAGGTCGCCGTCGAGGCCTGGCGTCGCCGCCGCGACGGCGAGCAGGCCCACAAGGTCACCGAGGGCGTCTTCACCTTCGTGGCCATCGGCGAGGACCGCAAACCCCGGCCGCTGCCGGTCTAG
- a CDS encoding ABC transporter ATP-binding protein → MDLPAYAIEAEGLYKTYAATKTSPEKRALNGIDLKIPRGSIFGLLGPNGAGKSTFINILAGLVRKTSGTVRIWDRDIDQRPRDARAAIGVVPQELAADVFFTPRESLEVQAGFYGVPKSERRTDELLNALGLGDKAGAYVRQLSGGMKRRLMVAKAMVHQPPVLILDEPTAGVDVELRRQLWHYVKGLNELGVTIVLTTHYLEEAQELCDEIAIVNRGEVVACEPTATLLRRMDSRNVVVTPEAPVTTAPALAGFDTKLRSGGAFQVSYRTGQSSVEQVLAAVRASGVHIKDIATEDPDLEDVFLALTYGDPNAADPTKD, encoded by the coding sequence ATGGACCTGCCCGCCTACGCCATCGAAGCCGAAGGCCTGTACAAGACCTACGCGGCGACCAAGACCTCGCCGGAGAAGCGGGCGCTGAACGGCATCGACCTGAAGATTCCGCGTGGCTCGATCTTCGGCCTGCTGGGCCCCAACGGCGCGGGCAAGTCGACCTTCATCAACATCCTGGCGGGTCTGGTCCGCAAGACCTCGGGCACGGTGCGGATCTGGGACCGCGACATCGACCAACGCCCGCGCGACGCCCGCGCCGCCATTGGCGTGGTGCCCCAGGAGCTGGCCGCCGACGTCTTCTTCACCCCGCGCGAGTCGCTGGAAGTCCAGGCCGGCTTCTACGGCGTGCCCAAGAGCGAGCGCCGCACCGACGAACTGCTCAATGCCCTGGGTCTGGGCGACAAGGCGGGGGCCTATGTCCGCCAGCTGTCGGGCGGCATGAAGCGCCGCCTGATGGTGGCCAAGGCCATGGTCCACCAGCCGCCGGTGCTGATCCTGGACGAGCCCACCGCCGGGGTCGACGTCGAGCTGCGCCGCCAGCTCTGGCACTATGTGAAGGGCCTGAACGAGCTGGGCGTCACCATCGTGTTGACCACCCACTACCTGGAAGAAGCCCAGGAGCTTTGCGACGAGATCGCCATCGTCAACCGCGGCGAGGTGGTGGCCTGCGAACCGACAGCGACCCTGTTGCGCCGGATGGACAGCCGCAACGTCGTGGTCACGCCCGAGGCGCCCGTAACCACCGCCCCCGCCCTGGCCGGGTTCGACACCAAGCTGCGCAGCGGCGGCGCCTTCCAGGTCAGCTATCGCACCGGCCAGTCCAGCGTCGAGCAGGTGCTGGCGGCAGTGCGCGCCAGCGGCGTCCACATCAAGGACATCGCCACCGAGGACCCGGACCTGGAGGATGTCTTCCTGGCCCTGACCTACGGCGACCCGAACGCGGCCGATCCGACCAAGGACTGA
- a CDS encoding purine nucleoside permease, which produces MAMRLLGLVMALCLGLAPMARAETKPIPVKVVVLATFEIGEVTGDRPGEFQPWVEGLPLKETIQVPGLRNPARYSPETGVLGVMTDMRARARESVAALILDKRFDFSKTYWIVAGIAGADPKVASLGSAAWANYVVDADPIYEVDDREIPTDWPYGLYSLETDRPNLKGSAHGSSGMVWALNPKLVDWAYGLTANTPIPDNGDLAKLRAGYVGEPNALKPPFVLKGDALGTTRFWHGARRTQWAEDWVKLWTDGAGTFTMTDCEDQGILDVLDLYAKAGKVDFGRVLVLRTASNYSRPPLGAPTFPRAFHGEGAMAAFDSAYRVGSVVVRELAGHWDRYENRAPKMTSIGEMAK; this is translated from the coding sequence ATGGCGATGCGGTTGCTCGGACTTGTGATGGCCCTGTGCCTGGGGTTGGCGCCGATGGCGCGCGCCGAGACCAAGCCGATCCCGGTCAAGGTCGTCGTCCTGGCCACCTTCGAGATCGGCGAGGTCACCGGCGATCGACCGGGCGAGTTCCAGCCTTGGGTCGAGGGCCTGCCGCTGAAGGAGACCATCCAGGTTCCCGGCCTGCGCAATCCGGCGCGTTATTCGCCGGAGACCGGCGTGCTGGGCGTGATGACCGACATGCGGGCCCGGGCCCGCGAGAGCGTCGCGGCCCTGATTCTCGACAAGCGGTTCGACTTCTCCAAGACCTACTGGATCGTGGCCGGCATCGCCGGAGCCGATCCCAAGGTCGCCTCGCTGGGCAGCGCCGCCTGGGCCAACTACGTCGTCGACGCCGACCCGATCTACGAGGTCGACGATCGCGAGATACCCACCGACTGGCCCTATGGCCTGTATTCGCTGGAGACCGACCGCCCGAACCTGAAGGGCTCGGCCCACGGCTCGTCGGGCATGGTCTGGGCGCTGAACCCCAAGCTGGTCGACTGGGCCTACGGCCTGACCGCCAACACGCCGATCCCGGACAACGGGGACCTGGCCAAGCTGCGCGCCGGCTATGTCGGCGAGCCCAACGCCTTGAAGCCGCCCTTCGTCCTCAAGGGCGACGCCCTGGGGACCACCCGCTTCTGGCATGGCGCCCGGCGCACCCAGTGGGCCGAGGACTGGGTGAAGCTGTGGACCGATGGCGCGGGAACCTTCACCATGACCGACTGCGAGGACCAGGGGATCCTCGACGTGCTCGATCTCTACGCCAAGGCCGGCAAGGTCGACTTCGGGAGGGTCCTGGTCCTGCGCACGGCCAGCAACTATTCGCGGCCGCCGCTGGGCGCGCCGACCTTCCCGCGGGCCTTCCACGGCGAGGGGGCGATGGCGGCCTTCGACTCGGCCTATCGTGTGGGCTCGGTCGTAGTCCGCGAGCTGGCCGGGCATTGGGACAGGTACGAGAACAGGGCGCCGAAGATGACGTCCATTGGGGAGATGGCGAAATGA
- a CDS encoding zinc-finger domain-containing protein, with amino-acid sequence MAKTPSTAPTAMDPAAIAGPAPETITVRSHRIACDGVGGALGHPRVWLEMGAAGFVDCSYCDRRFVAATGEGDEDERLAPGVYEGAGGH; translated from the coding sequence ATGGCCAAGACCCCTTCCACCGCCCCGACGGCCATGGACCCGGCCGCGATCGCCGGCCCCGCGCCCGAGACGATCACGGTTCGCTCGCACCGCATCGCCTGTGACGGCGTCGGCGGGGCGCTGGGCCATCCGCGCGTGTGGCTGGAGATGGGCGCGGCCGGCTTCGTCGACTGCTCGTATTGCGACCGCCGCTTCGTGGCCGCCACGGGCGAGGGCGATGAGGACGAACGCCTGGCTCCGGGCGTCTACGAAGGCGCCGGCGGCCACTAG